From a region of the Mercurialis annua linkage group LG1-X, ddMerAnnu1.2, whole genome shotgun sequence genome:
- the LOC126666196 gene encoding beta-glucosidase 12-like isoform X2 has product MATTRSIVLLILMISLLAYTHSAIADDDIPQDFDRSYFPPGFIFGSSTSAYQIEGKANKKCRGPSIWDTFSHEQPGRIADGSNADVADDSYDRYKDDIELMEDMGLDAYRFSISWSRLIPSGRIREGVNEEGIEFYNRVINELIEQDMEPFVTLFHWDVPQALEDKYGGFLSRDIVKDFKDFAELCFEKFGDRVKKWITVNEPWTFSSMGYDRGTLAPGRCSTWVNKACQAGNSSTEPYIVNHNLLFAHATAARLYREKFQVNQKGKIGVTVVSNWYEPYNSEDHHDRKASLRSLDFVLGWFLHPLTYGHYPVSMQKLVGDRLPKFVGHESEFVKGTFDFLGLNYYTGYYASSNFSVDPDPTHLSYSTDSHVNVTAYKNGVPIGKPTSVEWLYVYPQGMGEAKNETSPDNLDDPWRKDYYKSHLWNVLGSIDNHTVPVKGYFAWSFMDNYEWASGYTVRFGLYYIDYKNNLTRLPKTSVDWFENFLDSGYRTLKSAAINEDASVNANDV; this is encoded by the exons ATGGCTACTACACGGTCCATTGTTTTACTAATTCTTATGATAAGCTTACTGGCTTATACACACTCAGCAATAGCAGATGATGACATCCCACAGGATTTTGATCGCAGTTATTTTCCACCTGGCTTCATTTTTGGATCTTCCACCTCTGCTTATCag ATTGAAGGTAAAGCAAACAAGAAATGCAGAGGACCTAGTATATGGGATACATTTTCCCACGAGCAACCAG GGAGGATAGCTGATGGTAGCAATGCCGATGTAGCAGATGATTCCTACGACCGCTACAAG GATGATATTGAATTGATGGAAGATATGGGTCTCGATGCCTACAGATTCTCCATTTCATGGTCTAGGTTGATACCTA gCGGAAGGATAAGAGAAGGAGTTAACGAGGAAGGGATTGAATTCTACAATAGGGTTATCAATGAGCTTATAGAGCAAG ATATGGAGCCATTTGTAACTCTTTTTCATTGGGATGTTCCTCAAGCCCTAGAAGATAAATATGGTGGCTTCTTAAGCCGTGACATAGT GAAAGATTTCAAAGATTTTGCAGAACTTTGCTTCGAAAAATTTGGAGATCGAGTTAAAAAGTGGATAACTGTAAACGAACCATGGACTTTCTCATCAATGGGTTACGACAGGGGTACTTTGGCCCCAGGGAGATGTTCAACTTGGGTGAATAAAGCATGTCAAGCTGGAAATTCATCCACAGAACCTTACATAGTTAACCATAATCTTCTTTTTGCTCATGCAACTGCTGCCAGACTATATAGGGAGAAATTCCAG GTAAACCAAAAAGGCAAGATCGGAGTAACAGTTGTTTCCAATTGGTATGAACCCTATAACTCTGAGGATCACCATGATCGAAAAGCATCTCTAAGGTCTCTTGACTTCGTGCTTGGTTG gTTCTTGCATCCTTTGACTTATGGTCACTATCCAGTAAGCATGCAAAAGCTAGTTGGAGATCGATTGCCAAAGTTTGTGGGTCATGAATCTGAATTCGTCAAAGGAACATTTGACTTtcttggtttaaattactacaCTGGATATTATGCTTCTTCAAATTTTAGTGTTGATCCTGATCCAACTCATCTTAGTTACTCAACTGATAGTCATGTCAATGTAACAG CTTACAAGAATGGTGTACCAATTGGTAAACCG ACTTCAGTAGAATGGCTATATGTTTATCCACAAG GTATGGGTGAAGCCAAAAATGAAACATCCCCAGATAATCTCGATGATCCTTGGAGGAAAGATTACTACAAATCCCATCTCTGGAATGTGCTCGGATCtattga CAATCACACTGTCCCAGTAAAAGGTTATTTTGCATGGTCATTTATGGACAACTATGAGTGGGCAAGTGGTTATACAGTGAGGTTCGGACTGTACTACATAGACTACAAGAACAACCTCACCAGACTTCCGAAAACATCAGTCGACTGGTTCGAAAATTTCCTCGACAGTGGATACCGTACTCTGAAATCCGCCGCGATCAATGAAGACGCTTCGGTGAACGCTAATGATGTTTAA
- the LOC126666196 gene encoding beta-glucosidase 24-like isoform X1 — MATTRSIVLLILMISLLAYTHSAIADDDIPQDFDRSYFPPGFIFGSSTSAYQIEGKANKKCRGPSIWDTFSHEQPGRIADGSNADVADDSYDRYKDDIELMEDMGLDAYRFSISWSRLIPSGRIREGVNEEGIEFYNRVINELIEQDMEPFVTLFHWDVPQALEDKYGGFLSRDIVKDFKDFAELCFEKFGDRVKKWITVNEPWTFSSMGYDRGTLAPGRCSTWVNKACQAGNSSTEPYIVNHNLLFAHATAARLYREKFQVNQKGKIGVTVVSNWYEPYNSEDHHDRKASLRSLDFVLGWFLHPLTYGHYPVSMQKLVGDRLPKFVGHESEFVKGTFDFLGLNYYTGYYASSNFSVDPDPTHLSYSTDSHVNVTAYKNGVPIGKPTSVEWLYVYPQGIRYLLNYTKDVYRNPTIYITENGMGEAKNETSPDNLDDPWRKDYYKSHLWNVLGSIDNHTVPVKGYFAWSFMDNYEWASGYTVRFGLYYIDYKNNLTRLPKTSVDWFENFLDSGYRTLKSAAINEDASVNANDV, encoded by the exons ATGGCTACTACACGGTCCATTGTTTTACTAATTCTTATGATAAGCTTACTGGCTTATACACACTCAGCAATAGCAGATGATGACATCCCACAGGATTTTGATCGCAGTTATTTTCCACCTGGCTTCATTTTTGGATCTTCCACCTCTGCTTATCag ATTGAAGGTAAAGCAAACAAGAAATGCAGAGGACCTAGTATATGGGATACATTTTCCCACGAGCAACCAG GGAGGATAGCTGATGGTAGCAATGCCGATGTAGCAGATGATTCCTACGACCGCTACAAG GATGATATTGAATTGATGGAAGATATGGGTCTCGATGCCTACAGATTCTCCATTTCATGGTCTAGGTTGATACCTA gCGGAAGGATAAGAGAAGGAGTTAACGAGGAAGGGATTGAATTCTACAATAGGGTTATCAATGAGCTTATAGAGCAAG ATATGGAGCCATTTGTAACTCTTTTTCATTGGGATGTTCCTCAAGCCCTAGAAGATAAATATGGTGGCTTCTTAAGCCGTGACATAGT GAAAGATTTCAAAGATTTTGCAGAACTTTGCTTCGAAAAATTTGGAGATCGAGTTAAAAAGTGGATAACTGTAAACGAACCATGGACTTTCTCATCAATGGGTTACGACAGGGGTACTTTGGCCCCAGGGAGATGTTCAACTTGGGTGAATAAAGCATGTCAAGCTGGAAATTCATCCACAGAACCTTACATAGTTAACCATAATCTTCTTTTTGCTCATGCAACTGCTGCCAGACTATATAGGGAGAAATTCCAG GTAAACCAAAAAGGCAAGATCGGAGTAACAGTTGTTTCCAATTGGTATGAACCCTATAACTCTGAGGATCACCATGATCGAAAAGCATCTCTAAGGTCTCTTGACTTCGTGCTTGGTTG gTTCTTGCATCCTTTGACTTATGGTCACTATCCAGTAAGCATGCAAAAGCTAGTTGGAGATCGATTGCCAAAGTTTGTGGGTCATGAATCTGAATTCGTCAAAGGAACATTTGACTTtcttggtttaaattactacaCTGGATATTATGCTTCTTCAAATTTTAGTGTTGATCCTGATCCAACTCATCTTAGTTACTCAACTGATAGTCATGTCAATGTAACAG CTTACAAGAATGGTGTACCAATTGGTAAACCG ACTTCAGTAGAATGGCTATATGTTTATCCACAAGGTATCCGATATCTTTTGAACTATACCAAAGATGTGTACCGCAATCCAACAATCTATATTACTGAAAATG GTATGGGTGAAGCCAAAAATGAAACATCCCCAGATAATCTCGATGATCCTTGGAGGAAAGATTACTACAAATCCCATCTCTGGAATGTGCTCGGATCtattga CAATCACACTGTCCCAGTAAAAGGTTATTTTGCATGGTCATTTATGGACAACTATGAGTGGGCAAGTGGTTATACAGTGAGGTTCGGACTGTACTACATAGACTACAAGAACAACCTCACCAGACTTCCGAAAACATCAGTCGACTGGTTCGAAAATTTCCTCGACAGTGGATACCGTACTCTGAAATCCGCCGCGATCAATGAAGACGCTTCGGTGAACGCTAATGATGTTTAA